CAGCTTATCGCCGGTTTCCCAGGTGATTGATTGCGTATCCGCTGCGACACTTTCTTCTGTTCCCAATGCTTTTAATAAAACATTTTTACGAGGATGCTGTTCCGCATCATCTTTACTGATCTGCCCGGAACGAACCAGCTCATTTACCAATGAGTGGTCCTCAGTAATCTGTTTGAACCCATTTTCATTTAAAAGGTAACAACGGCTGTCACCGATATGGGAAACGGTGACAAAATCATTTGTACAAATGGCGATAACGACTGTTGTGCCCATACCAAGACATTCTTCTTTATTTTTCGATTTTTCAAAGATAGCAGTGTTTATTTCGTTCAACGTTTCCAGTAACCAGGTTTCTGTCTTTTCAGGGGAAGTAACTTCATTACTTTCCTGCCATTTATCCTGGATAATTGATGTTGCCATTTGACTGGCCACATCACCAGCTTGATGTCCCCCCATACCATCGGCTACTATTGCA
The genomic region above belongs to Virgibacillus doumboii and contains:
- a CDS encoding Stp1/IreP family PP2C-type Ser/Thr phosphatase, with the translated sequence MKGQFFTDQGQIRNHNEDSGGIAYNQNGQMLAIVADGMGGHQAGDVASQMATSIIQDKWQESNEVTSPEKTETWLLETLNEINTAIFEKSKNKEECLGMGTTVVIAICTNDFVTVSHIGDSRCYLLNENGFKQITEDHSLVNELVRSGQISKDDAEQHPRKNVLLKALGTEESVAADTQSITWETGDKLLLCSDGLTNKVSDEELSQFTRTDQELETTGKELIDLANERGGEDNISLVFVHHDSTEKEGES